In a genomic window of Vallitalea okinawensis:
- a CDS encoding DUF4489 domain-containing protein, with protein sequence MINKDRHEDYETCSTNKSKGIILACGQGSGIEFLLQNDPQAQIAHVTIDLSHLIKPKVLIDFSSIISFFSGGSGIENQFRFELFRVCDNEAPVLLGNWVFERRDTGGSTDTSVEKIAFNFNFCDCVKYPGCCQYFVVVRPLLFSGIPVTIDNARITAIAQSSSD encoded by the coding sequence ATGATAAATAAGGACAGACATGAAGACTATGAAACCTGTAGTACAAATAAATCAAAAGGTATCATATTAGCATGTGGGCAGGGCAGTGGTATAGAGTTTTTGCTTCAGAATGACCCGCAGGCACAAATAGCCCATGTTACAATTGACCTATCTCATTTAATAAAACCTAAAGTTCTAATTGATTTTTCTAGTATAATTTCTTTTTTCTCAGGTGGTTCTGGTATTGAAAACCAATTTCGTTTTGAATTATTCAGGGTATGCGATAATGAAGCACCTGTGCTACTTGGGAATTGGGTATTTGAGAGAAGAGATACTGGTGGATCAACTGATACTTCTGTTGAGAAAATAGCATTTAACTTTAACTTTTGTGATTGTGTAAAATATCCTGGTTGCTGCCAGTATTTTGTCGTTGTGAGACCGCTTCTATTCTCAGGTATACCAGTAACAATTGATAATGCTAGAATAACTGCAATAGCACAATCTTCTAG
- a CDS encoding DUF4489 domain-containing protein has product MTYFNGNNDNECCKTDREFSECKPQHQTAKSILLECGRGTGRRIFASSDDTPFQIARVTIDTTSLKKPNVLIKFSSSVRFEGEPDATIRLKYELFKGCGEGSPISCNLQVYEKINGDLAVNASTEDTFGFITCDCMTSQRCCDYFITVTPIEISGASAIVFNGQITALAQSSRN; this is encoded by the coding sequence GTGACATATTTTAATGGTAATAATGACAATGAATGCTGTAAAACAGATAGAGAATTCTCTGAATGTAAACCACAGCACCAAACAGCAAAAAGCATACTACTGGAGTGTGGCAGGGGGACTGGAAGGAGAATCTTTGCTTCATCTGATGACACTCCTTTTCAAATAGCCCGTGTAACAATTGATACTACCTCTTTAAAGAAACCAAATGTACTGATAAAATTTTCAAGTTCAGTAAGATTTGAAGGAGAACCTGACGCAACAATTCGTTTGAAGTATGAACTGTTTAAGGGATGCGGAGAAGGCAGCCCTATATCATGTAACTTACAGGTGTATGAAAAGATTAATGGCGACCTAGCAGTCAATGCAAGTACAGAGGATACTTTTGGTTTTATAACTTGTGATTGCATGACTTCTCAGAGATGTTGTGACTATTTTATAACTGTTACTCCCATTGAAATATCCGGTGCCAGTGCAATTGTCTTTAATGGTCAAATAACAGCCTTAGCTCAATCTTCAAGAAATTAG